One stretch of Arachis duranensis cultivar V14167 chromosome 1, aradu.V14167.gnm2.J7QH, whole genome shotgun sequence DNA includes these proteins:
- the LOC107469521 gene encoding uncharacterized protein LOC107469521: protein MLLSQQKRKTEQVEMAEEACLCLFTYEELFVIKLSNLKKQEDDVKDWTCLLPPPKIEFSLQLPEPDLCPFEFDSKIYMAVSSSPPLNLGRKPGCWRIYEFKFEERRIELAESLDGVPAPLFRSSIANTPGSGDVYFYINPLVIDSGFYVLCPDSRVWKQLNPPPDYCQCPRDTYFAMFVLHNTVVLSSFTGRGTDSYLAHFDPIKETWTVEPDSDNNLSKFINARYNHGLETGSCRATYPPQISVPLLGLGSNYTVCLAHDKYVDGPPLNTPLEKVFAILVNHQNGRVALYQYLDVFFEGFQPWMTDRARVNLVDLGNGKVCAILSDELLDSGSESLAFCFSVFTLSLLEDFAALQLDSGAPPMERDFLKVTVHRKCVYIMKNWNPSNYMRHVFVWPPTKGRRFYHSTG, encoded by the coding sequence ATGCTGCTGAGCCAACAAAAACGAAAAACGGAGCAGGTTGAAATGGCGGAGGAAGCGTGCCTTTGCCTTTTTACTTATGAAGAGTTGTTCGTTATCAAACTAAGCAATTTAAAGAAACAAGAAGATGATGTCAAAGATTGGACTTGTTTGCTTCCACCACCAAAGATCGAGTTCTCTTTGCAACTTCCAGAGCCTGATTTGTGTCCTTTCGAGTTCGACTCCAAGATCTATATGGCGGTGTCCAGCTCACCGCCTCTAAATCTCGGAAGGAAACCCGGCTGCTGGCGAATCTACGAATTCAAATTTGAGGAGCGCAGAATTGAGCTTGCGGAATCACTGGATGGTGTACCCGCCCCTCTTTTCCGGTCATCCATCGCAAACACCCCAGGCTCAGGCGATGTTTACTTCTATATAAATCCACTGGTCATAGATTCTGGATTTTACGTTCTTTGCCCTGATTCTAGGGTTTGGAAACAGTTAAACCCTCCTCCGGACTACTGCCAGTGCCCGCGAGATACCTACTTTGCCATGTTCGTCCTCCACAACACCGTCGTTCTTTCATCGTTCACGGGGAGGGGGACAGACTCCTATTTGGCCCACTTTGACCCCATAAAAGAGACTTGGACGGTTGAGCCCGACTCTGATAACAATCTTTCGAAATTCATAAATGCTAGGTACAATCATGGTCTTGAAACTGGCTCCTGTCGTGCTACTTATCCCCCACAAATTTCTGTGCCCCTTCTGGGTCTCGGCAGCAACTACACCGTTTGCCTTGCCCATGATAAGTATGTGGATGGACCTCCTCTTAACACACCTTTGGAGAAGGTGTTTGCCATTTTGGTTAACCACCAGAATGGCCGCGTCGCATTATATCAATACCTTGATGTGTTTTTTGAGGGTTTCCAACCTTGGATGACAGATAGGGCCAGAGTCAATCTTGTTGACCTTGGCAACGGGAAGGTGTGTGCAATACTCTCTGATGAACTATTGGATTCGGGATCCGAATCATTGGCGTTCTGCTTCTCAGTTTTCACTCTGTCCCTGTTGGAGGACTTTGCAGCATTACAACTTGACAGTGGGGCTCCTCCCATGGAGCGAGATTTCTTAAAAGTGACTGTCCATAGGAAGTGTGTCTACATCATGAAGAACTGGAACCCTTCTAATTATATGCGCCACGTCTTTGTTTGGCCACCTACCAAGGGTCGAAGATTTTACCATAGCACAGGGTAA
- the LOC127745485 gene encoding uncharacterized protein LOC127745485, which translates to MQLSIKAGGVGLTLTAASTCVFAELGLQVSSVNIYYLLANDMVDDITWNVVQFKLDNLGQMLDGHENMLAVSNNQPE; encoded by the exons ATGCAGCTATCCATTAAAGCTGGAGGAGTTGGATTAACTTTAACTGCTGCAAGCACATGTGTCTTTGCAGAACTAGGACTCCAG GTCTCTTCAGTAAATATATACTACTTGCTGGCAAATGATATGGTTGATGACATCACATG GAATGTGGTGCAGTTCAAATTGGATAATTTGGGGCAG ATGTTAGATGGCCATGAGAACATGCTAGCTGTGTCGAATAATCAGCCAGAGTAG